From Schistocerca cancellata isolate TAMUIC-IGC-003103 chromosome 6, iqSchCanc2.1, whole genome shotgun sequence, a single genomic window includes:
- the LOC126191583 gene encoding uncharacterized protein LOC126191583, producing MINRVIRTLEQYRETKYEIIFQEVCHIVEPLDIAVQAPRIAKHSANCSNIEAPDAKEYYRLNVYIDFVLGQLRSHFLRAGHSSILIPSAIVKTKNLNSLLAAACVYSSNLPQPLLLSAEITLWKEL from the exons ATGATAAACAGGGTAATAAGAACACTGGAACAATACAGAGAAACcaaatatgaaataattttccaAGAGGTGTGTCATATTGTAGAACCTTTGGACATTGCAGTGCAGGCACCCAGAATTGCCAAACATTCGGCTAATTGTTCAAATATAGAAGCACCTGATGCCAAGGAATACTACAG attgaatgtaTACATTGATTTTGTATTGGGGCAGTTGAGGAGTCACTTTTTGAGAGCAGGGCACTCTTCAATTCTCATACCAAGTGCCATCgtaaaaacaaaaaatctgaactctttattggCAGCTGCATGTGTTTACAGCAGCAACTTGCCTCAACCTCTCTTGTTATCAGCAGAAATAACTCTTTGGAAGGAGCTCTGA